One genomic segment of Tissierellales bacterium includes these proteins:
- a CDS encoding ribose-phosphate diphosphokinase, with protein MIKKLNMEDIYAVKNKINSRSENMLQDNSDLKIFAGSSGKHFAERMCEYLGVELGVSQVITFSEGNTFVKVEETVRDKDVYLVQSIGLKPNDEFVEILFWMDTFKRASAKSITAIIPYFGYAKGDKKDEPRVSIRGRVCADCLELAGADRIVTMDLHSHQVQGFFTRPVDHLFALPVLCEYIKSLHIENLIVVSPDAGFAKEARKFASYLDLSVAIGDKIRRGHDEKAEILEIIGDVEGKNVLIVDDFSISGGTLINIAEALKEKGANKVIACLSHILLDNEGIKKVENSPIELIISTDSVNNENILHSSKIKLISVAPLFAEAIQRIHNRTSVSPLFNEIPEKVIKNSIKE; from the coding sequence ATGATTAAAAAACTTAATATGGAAGATATATATGCTGTGAAAAATAAAATTAACAGTAGGAGTGAAAATATGCTTCAAGATAATAGTGATTTAAAGATATTTGCTGGAAGTAGTGGAAAACATTTTGCTGAAAGAATGTGCGAATATTTAGGAGTAGAACTAGGTGTATCACAGGTTATTACATTTTCGGAAGGTAATACTTTTGTAAAAGTTGAGGAAACAGTAAGAGATAAAGACGTATATCTAGTACAATCCATAGGGTTAAAACCTAATGATGAGTTTGTAGAAATATTATTTTGGATGGATACATTTAAAAGAGCAAGTGCTAAGTCAATTACTGCAATAATTCCATACTTTGGATATGCTAAAGGAGATAAAAAAGATGAACCACGTGTATCTATTCGTGGAAGGGTTTGTGCAGATTGTTTAGAACTAGCTGGTGCAGATAGAATAGTAACAATGGATTTACACAGCCATCAGGTCCAAGGATTTTTTACAAGACCTGTTGATCATTTGTTTGCTTTACCTGTTTTATGTGAATATATAAAGAGTTTACATATTGAAAATTTAATAGTTGTTTCTCCAGATGCAGGGTTTGCAAAGGAAGCTAGAAAGTTTGCCTCATACCTTGATTTATCAGTAGCAATTGGAGACAAGATTAGGAGAGGCCATGATGAGAAAGCAGAAATACTTGAAATAATAGGCGATGTAGAGGGCAAGAATGTACTTATTGTAGATGATTTTAGTATTTCAGGTGGTACTCTCATAAATATTGCAGAAGCATTAAAAGAAAAGGGAGCAAATAAAGTAATAGCATGCCTATCCCATATTTTATTAGACAATGAAGGAATAAAAAAAGTAGAGAATAGTCCTATTGAATTAATTATTAGTACTGATTCTGTGAATAATGAAAATATTTTACATAGTAGTAAAATAAAATTAATATCTGTAGCTCCTTTATTTGCCGAAGCTATTCAAAGGATACATAATCGGACATCAGTCAGCCCACTTTTCAATGAAATACCAGAAAAGGTAATCAAAAATTCTATTAAAGAGTAG
- a CDS encoding 4Fe-4S dicluster domain-containing protein — protein sequence MEKDEIRKLRSEGFTPLKTKGYFRIRIISKAGKMTAEDMKYICYISEKYGKGYMSFTTRLCVEIPWIKYEDIDSIKADINKFNLLLLKSGQNLRPVVTCKGAICGNGIIDAEDIGNKIFDKYKDYKLPGRFKIGIVGCPNNCLQVQSEDFGIVGQRVPKVIEGKCRNCGLCIKNCRKNAISIENSKPIIDNLKCINCGKCIEGCKFGGIVEKDIGVSIYLGGKLIELQNREGVASSIFSLEEMELFLKHTMDFYNKYGKTKEKFKVMLSRLGTERCIESIVKMTRRNISKSYFF from the coding sequence GTGGAAAAGGATGAAATAAGGAAGTTAAGATCTGAAGGCTTTACGCCATTAAAAACTAAAGGATATTTTAGGATACGTATTATTAGTAAAGCTGGTAAGATGACTGCAGAAGATATGAAATATATTTGTTATATATCAGAAAAATATGGAAAAGGTTATATGAGTTTTACAACTAGGTTATGTGTGGAAATACCTTGGATTAAGTATGAAGATATAGATAGTATAAAAGCAGATATAAACAAATTTAATCTTTTATTATTAAAATCAGGACAAAACCTTAGACCTGTTGTTACTTGTAAGGGAGCTATATGTGGTAATGGAATAATAGATGCTGAAGATATAGGAAATAAAATTTTTGATAAATATAAAGATTATAAATTACCTGGGAGATTTAAAATTGGCATTGTAGGTTGTCCAAATAATTGTTTACAAGTCCAGTCAGAAGATTTTGGAATAGTAGGCCAGAGAGTTCCAAAAGTTATAGAGGGAAAATGTAGGAACTGTGGTCTATGTATTAAGAACTGTAGAAAAAATGCCATTTCTATTGAGAATAGCAAACCAATTATAGATAATCTAAAATGTATAAATTGTGGTAAATGTATAGAAGGATGTAAATTTGGTGGGATAGTTGAAAAAGATATAGGAGTATCAATATATTTAGGTGGCAAACTTATAGAATTACAAAATAGAGAAGGAGTGGCTAGTAGTATATTTTCTTTAGAAGAGATGGAATTATTTTTAAAGCATACTATGGATTTCTATAATAAATATGGAAAAACAAAAGAAAAATTTAAGGTTATGTTAAGTAGATTAGGTACAGAGAGATGTATTGAAAGTATTGTAAAGATGACCAGGAGAAATATTAGTAAATCATATTTTTTCTAA
- a CDS encoding LURP-one-related family protein, which translates to MKYIVREKIFTIGNKFQIKDEQGIPRFEVVGKVLTIGKKLNIYDMLGSNVSHIEQKILRFLPEYNIYLNNKLGATIKQKLTLFKSKFSISSDFGKFDVDGDIFDYNFSIYKNGRKVARVNKKLISFSDTYTVDIDDNENQAFILSIVIVLDQVLHDYKHKSNVQD; encoded by the coding sequence ATGAAATATATTGTTAGAGAAAAAATATTTACTATTGGAAATAAATTTCAAATAAAAGATGAACAAGGAATACCAAGGTTTGAAGTCGTCGGAAAAGTATTGACCATAGGAAAGAAATTAAATATTTATGATATGTTAGGGAGCAATGTATCTCATATTGAACAAAAGATATTAAGATTTTTACCAGAATATAATATATACCTAAATAACAAGTTAGGAGCAACAATAAAGCAGAAACTTACTTTATTTAAGTCCAAGTTTTCTATCAGTAGTGATTTTGGAAAATTCGATGTAGATGGGGATATTTTTGATTATAATTTTTCTATATATAAAAATGGTAGAAAAGTAGCAAGAGTAAATAAAAAATTAATATCTTTTTCAGATACTTATACGGTGGATATAGATGACAATGAAAACCAAGCTTTTATATTATCAATAGTTATTGTTCTAGATCAAGTTTTACATGATTATAAACATAAATCTAATGTACAAGATTAG
- a CDS encoding DNA alkylation repair protein, whose protein sequence is MDIFEIFYSNRNEEQSKSMAKYIRYLFTFLGLKKPERAALSKEVLKAIIHNSETTEFFINKAIGWTLREYSKTDRKWVENFIEQNSLDPLSVKEGSRYL, encoded by the coding sequence ATGGATATATTTGAGATATTTTATAGTAACAGAAATGAAGAACAATCGAAATCAATGGCAAAATACATAAGATATTTATTCACCTTTCTTGGTTTGAAGAAGCCAGAAAGGGCGGCGTTGTCAAAGGAAGTTTTAAAGGCAATTATACATAATTCGGAGACTACAGAATTTTTTATCAATAAAGCTATTGGCTGGACTTTAAGAGAATATTCTAAAACTGATAGGAAATGGGTAGAAAATTTCATTGAGCAAAATTCATTAGATCCTTTAAGTGTTAAAGAAGGAAGTAGATATTTATGA
- a CDS encoding SAM-dependent methyltransferase, with protein MNEVIELLNKVILNEEIIFGTLSNLRKKDKDSFNKVDIKPVLIKDEIKIQLTYNYKTRVIHDNLEPNKSIEKIEELLTESFRQGMFFTGEADYQILISKKGKARILKKKPTKTEMNLSHNRKKEYIIEDGKPCDFLIRLGVMNKKGKVISKRYDKFRQINRFLEMVADVMPSIKKDKTINIIDFGCGKSYLTFALYYYLVSILNLDVNIIGLDLKEDVIRFCNEVALDLNYEKLKFVHGDIKDFEGSKDVDMVVTLHACDTATDAALVKAVNWDAKVILSVPCCQHEFYDKIENPVLEPMLKHGIIKEKLSSLVTDSLRANVLEILDYEVQLLEFIDMEHTPKNILIRAIKIKEKDNKEAIDSYIRFKKFWQLKDLYIEKELKHILDEKIIDAEM; from the coding sequence ATGAATGAAGTTATAGAATTATTAAACAAAGTTATATTAAATGAAGAGATTATATTTGGAACTCTCAGTAATCTTAGGAAGAAAGATAAGGATAGTTTTAATAAAGTAGATATAAAGCCAGTTTTAATAAAAGATGAAATAAAGATTCAACTTACCTACAATTATAAAACTAGGGTTATACATGATAACCTTGAACCTAACAAATCTATTGAAAAGATAGAGGAACTTTTAACTGAAAGTTTTAGACAAGGTATGTTCTTTACAGGAGAAGCAGACTATCAAATATTAATATCTAAAAAGGGAAAGGCTAGGATATTAAAGAAAAAACCTACAAAAACAGAAATGAATCTATCACATAATAGAAAAAAAGAATATATAATTGAAGATGGAAAACCTTGCGATTTTCTTATAAGGCTAGGGGTAATGAATAAAAAAGGAAAGGTTATTTCAAAAAGATACGATAAATTTAGGCAGATAAATAGATTTTTAGAAATGGTAGCAGATGTAATGCCAAGTATAAAAAAAGATAAAACTATTAATATTATAGATTTTGGATGTGGAAAAAGCTATTTGACTTTTGCACTTTATTATTATTTAGTAAGTATTCTAAACTTAGATGTAAATATTATAGGACTTGATTTAAAAGAGGATGTAATTAGATTTTGTAATGAAGTGGCTTTAGACTTAAATTATGAGAAACTTAAATTTGTACACGGAGATATTAAAGATTTTGAGGGTTCCAAAGATGTAGATATGGTAGTTACATTACATGCTTGTGATACTGCCACTGATGCAGCATTAGTTAAAGCTGTAAACTGGGATGCTAAAGTTATACTTTCAGTTCCATGCTGCCAACACGAATTTTATGACAAGATTGAAAATCCAGTATTAGAACCAATGTTGAAACATGGCATAATAAAGGAAAAGTTATCATCATTAGTAACAGATAGTTTAAGGGCCAATGTACTAGAGATTTTAGACTATGAAGTGCAGTTACTTGAATTTATAGATATGGAGCATACTCCTAAAAATATATTAATAAGGGCCATAAAAATTAAAGAAAAGGATAACAAAGAGGCTATAGATTCTTATATTAGATTTAAGAAATTTTGGCAGTTGAAAGATTTATATATTGAAAAAGAGCTTAAGCATATCTTAGATGAAAAAATTATAGATGCGGAAATGTAG
- a CDS encoding N(4)-(beta-N-acetylglucosaminyl)-L-asparaginase, which produces MKWAIIGTWEMAEEGVTEGANLLKNNGKSSVVIEKAIKIVEDNPDYTSVGYGGLPNEQGVVELDAAYMDGATLNVGAVAGIRDFKNPISVAKELSKERFNCFLVGAGADEYAQKNGFERVNMLTEKGKEEYEKRVKEIAETGLSPYDGHDTVGMVVLDMDNNMNAATSTSGLFMKRKGRVGDSPVPGSGFYVDNEVGGATATGLGEDLMKGCISYEIVRLMKEGYHPQEAAEKAVLGLHNELTKRRGKSGDLSVVCLNNKGEFGAATNMDGFSFVVATDSQEPTVYTCKNVNEKTIYEKK; this is translated from the coding sequence ATGAAGTGGGCGATTATAGGAACATGGGAAATGGCAGAAGAAGGTGTAACCGAAGGGGCAAATCTATTAAAAAATAATGGAAAATCTAGTGTGGTAATAGAGAAAGCTATTAAAATTGTTGAAGATAATCCAGACTATACTTCAGTTGGATATGGTGGACTACCAAATGAACAAGGTGTAGTAGAATTAGATGCGGCTTATATGGATGGGGCAACCCTAAATGTAGGAGCAGTAGCTGGAATAAGAGATTTTAAAAATCCAATAAGTGTAGCTAAAGAATTAAGTAAAGAAAGATTTAATTGTTTTTTAGTAGGGGCGGGGGCAGATGAATATGCACAAAAAAATGGATTTGAAAGAGTGAATATGTTAACCGAAAAAGGAAAAGAAGAATATGAGAAAAGAGTAAAAGAAATTGCAGAAACCGGATTAAGTCCTTACGATGGACATGATACAGTAGGCATGGTAGTTTTAGATATGGATAATAATATGAATGCAGCAACATCAACAAGTGGATTATTTATGAAAAGAAAGGGAAGAGTTGGTGATTCACCAGTTCCAGGCTCAGGATTTTATGTAGATAATGAAGTGGGAGGAGCAACAGCAACAGGCCTAGGAGAAGACTTAATGAAAGGTTGCATATCCTATGAAATAGTTAGACTAATGAAAGAAGGATACCATCCTCAAGAAGCTGCAGAGAAAGCTGTATTAGGTTTACATAATGAGTTAACGAAAAGGAGAGGAAAATCTGGAGATTTGTCGGTAGTATGTTTAAATAATAAAGGTGAATTTGGTGCAGCTACTAACATGGATGGATTTTCCTTTGTAGTAGCTACTGATAGTCAAGAGCCTACAGTTTATACATGTAAAAATGTAAATGAAAAGACAATTTATGAAAAGAAATAA